In Paraburkholderia bryophila, a single genomic region encodes these proteins:
- a CDS encoding glycosyltransferase family 9 protein, whose translation MSALYRGAPAALKRFVETAVERSTRIPYAGVAHEPEVFLRKTSRAKIVKKYLHKHWLLKWRGQSRLELSSAADAKRLLWIYTGKRNFGDATMDMSGRALLKGRGFDIDLFTLPNLHKLFEEDDVFQHVYSDLQQLAGRQYDAIVMSEFNLPSIKLKARNFRRLPYVCLFQYFYGPDRNQTTFSYAAVNHAFSLGYAPASIVALSKPYLTGKAGTRESVRALVPNEPFVALAVGGLDTNRTYGRWGELLDLLDRSDEPGIPRHIVLLGSDNGLAMAEVLLKRTFSTLKISSCVARLTLLQSREVAAQASLFVGADGGLMHVAHSTPTSSVSLFSDREPPYLRLTEACRSIGIQSTGDVDEIAPTSVMNAIRTQLVGLSSSADPAGLAGPDKPGVAA comes from the coding sequence ATGAGCGCGCTCTACCGCGGTGCGCCTGCCGCCTTGAAACGCTTCGTGGAGACGGCTGTCGAGCGCTCCACCCGCATCCCTTACGCGGGCGTTGCGCATGAGCCCGAGGTGTTCCTGCGCAAGACGTCGCGAGCCAAGATCGTCAAGAAGTACCTGCACAAGCACTGGCTGCTCAAATGGCGCGGACAATCCCGCCTCGAACTGAGCAGCGCCGCCGACGCAAAGCGGCTGCTATGGATCTACACCGGCAAGCGCAATTTCGGCGATGCGACGATGGACATGTCTGGGCGCGCGCTACTGAAGGGTCGCGGTTTCGACATCGACCTGTTCACGCTACCGAACCTGCACAAGCTGTTCGAGGAAGACGACGTCTTCCAGCACGTCTACTCCGATTTGCAGCAGCTTGCCGGCCGTCAGTACGACGCGATCGTGATGTCGGAATTCAACCTGCCGTCCATCAAGCTGAAGGCACGCAATTTCAGGCGTTTGCCTTACGTCTGCCTGTTCCAGTATTTCTACGGCCCGGACCGCAACCAGACGACATTCAGTTACGCCGCGGTGAATCACGCGTTTTCGCTGGGCTATGCGCCGGCGAGCATCGTCGCGCTGAGCAAGCCTTATCTGACTGGGAAGGCTGGCACGCGCGAGTCGGTGCGTGCGCTGGTGCCGAACGAGCCGTTCGTGGCACTGGCAGTGGGCGGACTCGACACGAACCGCACTTATGGGCGTTGGGGCGAGTTACTGGATCTGCTCGATCGATCGGACGAGCCAGGCATACCGAGGCACATCGTGCTACTCGGTTCGGACAACGGCCTGGCCATGGCGGAGGTGTTGCTGAAGCGCACGTTTAGCACGCTGAAGATCAGTTCGTGCGTTGCTCGATTGACGTTGCTGCAGTCACGCGAGGTCGCGGCACAGGCGAGCCTTTTTGTGGGCGCGGATGGCGGTTTGATGCACGTGGCGCACTCCACACCGACGTCGAGCGTGTCGCTGTTTTCCGACCGCGAGCCGCCTTACCTGCGGCTGACCGAGGCGTGCCGCTCGATTGGTATTCAGAGTACTGGCGACGTCGACGAGATTGCGCCGACGTCGGTTATGAACGCGATTCGGACGCAGCTGGTGGGTTTGTCGAGCTCGGCGGATCCCGCGGGCTTGGCGGGTCCGGATAAACCAGGCGTTGCAGCCTAA
- a CDS encoding glycosyltransferase family 2 protein, with product MFSIIIPTWNNLPYLRLVIESLRRHSTHTHQIIVHVNDGSDGTLAWVRDEGIEHTASPGNIGICHAVNIAAARATHDYIVYMNDDMYCCPGWDDALVKRLAQMPADNLFMLSGTMVEPVDSGNPCVVVQNFGRDVENFRADELVAATPKLVRADWRGATWPPTLVHRDWWYKLGGYSSELSPGMSSDNDFSMKLWDAGCRVFLGVGDSLVYHFQQKSTGKVVKNDGRRQFLNKWGMTQATFDRYFLRRGTAVEGGLAVTEPEQNGRLRRALFKSRIKRAFS from the coding sequence ATGTTCTCAATCATCATCCCGACCTGGAACAACCTGCCTTATCTGCGCCTCGTGATCGAGAGCCTGCGGCGTCATTCGACGCACACGCATCAGATCATCGTGCACGTCAACGACGGCTCGGACGGCACGCTGGCGTGGGTGCGCGACGAGGGCATCGAACACACCGCGTCGCCCGGCAATATCGGCATCTGCCACGCGGTGAATATCGCGGCGGCGCGCGCCACGCACGACTACATCGTCTACATGAACGACGACATGTACTGCTGCCCTGGCTGGGACGACGCGCTCGTCAAACGGCTCGCGCAGATGCCGGCCGACAACCTGTTCATGCTGTCGGGCACGATGGTCGAGCCGGTCGATTCGGGCAACCCTTGCGTGGTGGTGCAGAACTTCGGCCGCGACGTGGAAAATTTCCGCGCCGACGAACTGGTCGCGGCCACGCCGAAACTGGTGCGTGCGGACTGGCGCGGCGCGACCTGGCCGCCCACGCTCGTGCATCGCGACTGGTGGTACAAGCTCGGCGGCTATAGCAGCGAATTGAGCCCCGGCATGAGCAGCGACAACGATTTCTCGATGAAGCTGTGGGATGCCGGTTGCCGCGTGTTCCTGGGCGTCGGCGACAGTCTCGTGTATCACTTCCAGCAGAAGAGCACCGGCAAGGTCGTGAAGAACGACGGGCGTCGTCAGTTCCTCAACAAGTGGGGCATGACGCAGGCCACGTTCGACCGTTATTTTTTGCGGCGCGGCACAGCGGTCGAAGGCGGGCTGGCGGTGACGGAACCGGAGCAAAACGGCCGTTTGCGGCGCGCACTGTTCAAGTCGCGCATCAAGCGCGCGTTTAGCTGA
- a CDS encoding glycosyltransferase family 2 protein: MFSILIPSWNNLPYLKLCIDSVRRHSAFDHEIIVHVNDGSDGTLDWVRSEGLLHTWSKGNVGVCLALNDVARLATRDWILFLNDDMFVTPGWDLAFEANLRSLGHSSAYLSSVLIEPTDTGNSNVTAANFGSGPDNFDEAGLLRYTAAMKSVDRDGVALQPMLISRQLWHMVGGYSIEFGPGMSSDDDFLMKLWLVGCRTFRSVGACRIYHFGTKSTGRIRRNRGGREFLMKWGISQRDFARDYIRRTAGAAPGSLPNVPSAPFKSRLKRVLYALGRYPFEDLEGWEADLPAKLTFNTPFNDPLNKPFDKTAKD, translated from the coding sequence ATGTTCAGTATCCTGATTCCGAGCTGGAACAATCTGCCGTATCTGAAGCTGTGTATCGACAGCGTTCGCCGTCATTCGGCGTTCGATCACGAGATCATCGTGCACGTCAACGACGGCAGCGACGGCACGCTCGACTGGGTGCGCTCGGAAGGCCTTCTCCATACGTGGAGCAAAGGTAACGTCGGCGTCTGCCTGGCGTTGAACGACGTGGCGCGCCTCGCCACGCGCGACTGGATTCTGTTCCTGAACGACGACATGTTCGTCACGCCTGGCTGGGACCTCGCGTTCGAGGCCAACCTGCGCTCGCTGGGACATTCGTCCGCGTATCTGTCCTCCGTGCTGATCGAGCCGACCGATACCGGCAATTCGAACGTCACGGCGGCCAACTTCGGCAGCGGACCGGACAATTTCGACGAAGCCGGGCTGCTCAGGTACACCGCCGCGATGAAGTCGGTCGATCGCGACGGCGTCGCGTTGCAGCCCATGCTGATCAGCCGTCAGTTGTGGCACATGGTGGGCGGCTACAGCATCGAGTTCGGACCCGGCATGAGCAGCGACGACGACTTCCTGATGAAGCTCTGGCTGGTCGGTTGCCGCACGTTCCGCTCGGTCGGCGCCTGCCGCATCTATCACTTCGGCACCAAATCGACCGGCCGTATCCGGCGCAATCGCGGCGGCCGCGAATTCCTGATGAAGTGGGGCATCTCGCAGCGCGATTTCGCGCGCGACTATATTCGCCGGACGGCCGGCGCCGCACCGGGTTCGCTGCCCAATGTGCCGAGCGCGCCGTTCAAAAGCCGCCTCAAACGCGTGCTGTATGCGCTGGGCCGTTATCCGTTCGAGGATCTGGAGGGCTGGGAAGCGGATCTTCCCGCCAAGCTCACGTTCAACACGCCGTTCAACGATCCGCTCAACAAGCCGTTCGACAAAACGGCAAAAGATTAG
- a CDS encoding ester cyclase, with translation MSRQSFARLSRHALLAASLAGAVGFAHATQAAQATSDADLPVPHHVAVDTRSAHSAAIVQTARRYAAFWNTGDTSYAKLALSPAFIDRTLPDGRPQGPEGPLAASKGFRAAVPDLHAEIDDLVVAGDRASVHLHFHGHFTGQFQNLKGSGQTVDFQAFDLYRVQDGRIVENWHLEDNLTLLKQLGAIKP, from the coding sequence ATGTCCCGCCAATCTTTTGCCCGTCTTTCCCGTCACGCGCTGCTTGCAGCTAGCCTTGCCGGCGCCGTGGGCTTCGCTCATGCCACTCAGGCCGCTCAAGCCACGAGCGACGCCGACCTGCCCGTGCCGCACCACGTCGCCGTTGACACGCGTTCCGCGCACAGCGCCGCGATCGTGCAAACCGCGCGCCGTTACGCCGCGTTCTGGAACACCGGCGACACGTCCTACGCAAAGCTCGCGCTGTCGCCGGCGTTTATCGATCGCACCTTGCCTGACGGACGGCCGCAAGGGCCTGAAGGGCCGTTAGCGGCATCGAAGGGATTTCGCGCGGCGGTGCCCGACCTGCATGCGGAAATTGATGACCTCGTGGTGGCCGGCGACCGCGCGTCGGTTCATTTGCATTTCCATGGACACTTCACCGGCCAGTTCCAGAATCTCAAAGGCAGCGGCCAGACCGTCGACTTTCAGGCGTTCGATCTCTACCGGGTCCAGGACGGCCGCATCGTCGAGAACTGGCACCTCGAAGACAATCTGACGCTGCTCAAACAACTCGGCGCGATCAAGCCGTAA